From Juglans regia cultivar Chandler chromosome 6, Walnut 2.0, whole genome shotgun sequence, the proteins below share one genomic window:
- the LOC108997512 gene encoding uncharacterized protein LOC108997512, with product MEVLGSFKHFVWNALNNALPTSINLFKRKVIEDPLCPICRREEEDVKHVLWCCPAAADVWAEAESPVRKWRNQVQDFTSLWMELIKKLSKDCLERVVAIMRGIWGRRNAFIFEKVFGSPGKVVRLALVSLEEHQEANNRREEGQSNREGNRMDRRWKRPMPRIYKLNFDVVVDLKNRRIGIGIVIRDSNGEVMVTVCSRKDHVISPFIAEC from the coding sequence ATGGAGGTGCTGGGAAGTTTTAAACACTTTGTCTGGAATGCTTTGAATAATGCCTTACCGACAAGTATTAATCTGTTCAAAAGGAAAGTGATTGAGGATCCTCTTTGCCCGATCTGTAGAAGAGAAGAGGAGGATGTTAAGCATGTTTTGTGGTGCTGTCCTGCGGCTGCTGACGTGTGGGCTGAAGCTGAAAGCCCGGTGAGGAAGTGGAGGAACCAGGTGCAAGATTTCACAAGTTTGTGGATGGAATTGATAAAAAAGCTCTCAAAGGATTGTTTGGAAAGAGTTGTTGCCATCATGAGGGGTATTTGGGGGAGGAGAAATGCTTTTATCTTTGAAAAGGTGTTTGGTAGTCCTGGTAAAGTGGTGAGATTGGCATTGGTGTCCTTAGAGGAGCATCAGGAGGCTAACAATAGAAGGGAGGAAGGGCAGTCAAACAGGGAAGGGAATAGGATGGACAGAAGATGGAAGAGACCCATGCCAAGAATATACAAGTTGAATTTTGATGTTGTGGTTGATCTAAAGAATAGGAGGATAGGCATAGGAATTGTTATTAGGGACAGCAATGGAGAGGTTATGGTCACAGTCTGCTCCAGGAAGGATCATGTTATTTCCCCTTTTATTGCCGAGTGCTAG
- the LOC108997511 gene encoding uncharacterized mitochondrial protein AtMg00310-like produces MVKAVLQAIPTYSISVFKMPKKLCSDLEALISRFWWKNNRTDAGIHWKTWELLGSSKDGGGLGFRSMEGFNRAMLAKQGWRLVQRQDSLVAKIFNEKYLKWQFYTAAKLGRSPSLIWRSLWEVKDVVERGLRWRVGNGRKIQIWDQKWLPSPISYCVQSPVQVLVVDARVVDLIDEERKEWKVDLISRVFKKEEADMICAIPISSFGADDRMFWGFSKSGKFTVRSAYHADVQWKIERKGGSSGGNRDAE; encoded by the coding sequence ATGGTAAAGGCTGTTCTGCAAGCCATCCCTACTTACTCTATCAGTGTTTTTAAGATGCCAAAGAAGTTGTGTAGTGACTTGGAGGCTTTGATCTCAAGATTTTGGTGGAAAAACAATAGGACAGATGCTGGTATTCATTGGAAAACTTGGGAGTTGTTGGGGTCTTCAAAAGATGGTGGTGGCCTTGGTTTTAGAAGTATGGAGGGCTTTAATAGAGCCATGTTggcaaaacaaggatggagatTGGTCCAGAGGCAAGATTCACTGGTGGCAAAGatctttaatgaaaaatatctgAAGTGGCAGTTTTACACTGCAGCAAAATTAGGGAGATCCCCCTCTTTAATTTGGCGTAGTTTATGGGAAGTAAAGGATGTGGTTGAAAGGGGCCTGAGGTGGAGGGtgggaaatggaagaaaaattcAGATATGGGATCAGAAATGGCTTCCTTCTCCTATTTCTTATTGTGTTCAATCTCCTGTACAAGTTCTAGTAGTAGATGCAAGGGTGGTTGATTTAATTGATGAAGAGAGGAAGGAATGGAAAGTGGATTTGATCTCAAGGGtttttaaaaaggaagaagCTGATATGATTTGTGCCATACCCATTAGCAGTTTTGGGGCAGATGATAGGATGTTTTGGGGCTTCTCAAAGTCTGGTAAGTTCACTGTAAGAAGTGCTTACCATGCTGATGTCCAATGGAAGATAGAAAGGAAAGGGGGTTCATCGGGAGGGAATAGAGACGCTGAGTAG
- the LOC108997543 gene encoding stigma-specific STIG1-like protein 1 produces the protein MKSIKTCFVLVILMALAAISLSAIPSRDELSLEEDNETTYNDETSNDLSPAETGQEPTSLRGSIRFLSQIKPRVPMTCDKYPRVCHAKGSTGPDCCKKKCVNVMTDRLNCGKCGKKCKYSELCCKGQCVNPRSNIKHCGSCGNKCKKGSLCVYGMCSYA, from the coding sequence ATGAAGTCTATAAAGACATGCTTTGTGCTGGTCATTCTTATGGCTTTGGCCGCTATATCTCTTTCAGCCATACCATCTCGCGATGAATTGTCCCTTGAGGAAGACAATGAAACTACTTATAATGACGAAACTTCTAATGATCTTTCTCCCGCAGAAACTGGCCAGGAACCAACTTCTCTTCGAGGGTCCATCCGTTTTCTGTCTCAGATCAAACCTCGGGTCCCTATGACATGCGACAAGTACCCTAGGGTTTGTCATGCCAAGGGCAGCACGGGGCCGGATTGCTGCAAGAAGAAATGCGTTAATGTGATGACAGACAGACTCAACTGTGGGAAATGTGGGAAGAAATGCAAGTACTCCGAGCTTTGCTGCAAAGGTCAGTGTGTGAACCCCAGGTCCAACATAAAGCATTGCGGAAGCTGCGGCAACAAGTGCAAGAAAGGGAGTTTATGTGTGTACGGGATGTGTAGCTATGCGTAA